GTAGAAGTGGCGATAAAGTGATTACGGATTTGGATGTTCAGTTTGCCGATGGGGACAACTTATACTTAACAACGGGCATGGTTAATAAATTGTTAATACAAAATTTCCAAGGGTTCGCAAATGTGCCTAAAGAAAAATTAGTTTTGAATACTATTGAAAAAGCTATTCAGGCTAATAAAATGGTTAAAAATGTGCAAGTTTATATGACCGTAAACGGAACCTTGACGACAAAAATCGCTCAAAGGAAACCTATTGGTCGTGTAGAAGGCAATACCATCTTTTATCTTGATGATGAAGGAAAGCAGATGCCACTATCCCCAAATCATTCCGCAAGGGTTCCGATTATCACAGGGAACATTACCGGTAAAAGTTTAGAAGATGTGTTTGCAATTTTAAACCATATCAATGGCGATGACTTTTTACATAAGAATGTGATTGGTATTCGAGCTTTATATAATAACAAGTACCAGTTGAAAATTAGAACGGATAATTTTGTTGTGAACTTGGGAAAAGCAGAGGCATTAGATCAAAAATTTAAAAAGTTTAAAGCTTTTTACGTAAAAGGAAC
The sequence above is drawn from the Cellulophaga sp. Hel_I_12 genome and encodes:
- a CDS encoding cell division protein FtsQ/DivIB, producing the protein MFCIIGVYAFSNRRSGDKVITDLDVQFADGDNLYLTTGMVNKLLIQNFQGFANVPKEKLVLNTIEKAIQANKMVKNVQVYMTVNGTLTTKIAQRKPIGRVEGNTIFYLDDEGKQMPLSPNHSARVPIITGNITGKSLEDVFAILNHINGDDFLHKNVIGIRALYNNKYQLKIRTDNFVVNLGKAEALDQKFKKFKAFYVKGTKDKMLSTYSLVSLEYNNQVVCTKI